The Vicia villosa cultivar HV-30 ecotype Madison, WI linkage group LG1, Vvil1.0, whole genome shotgun sequence genome includes a region encoding these proteins:
- the LOC131649927 gene encoding F-box/kelch-repeat protein At3g23880-like has translation MVVAQNKDDSTQSLTKIYTFGEDSWKTIPNTPLTPIRSLTLLGKFVSGTLNWIDEKRGVSQIISFDLEKETYKEILVPQDDGDKVYGDTLYVLNNCLGVCYETNQTQWVAWLMKEYGVFDSWTKFITIPIDKFNMPPSFVFPMFISENGVVLLMNIYTSQFLLYDINSGEFLDSLESRNTLRFNLHICYESLVSVAW, from the coding sequence ATGGTAGTTGCACAAAATAAAGATGATTCTACACAATCTTTGACCAAAATATATACCTTTGGTGAAGATTCTTGGAAAACCATTCCGAATACCCCTCTTACACCCATTAGATCTTtaactttgctagggaaatttgTGAGTGGTACTCTTAACTGGATAGATGAAAAGAGAGGCGTTAGTCAGATTATTTCCTTCGATCTTGAGAAGGAGACTTACAAGGAAATATTGGTGCCTCAAGATGATGGTGACAAAGTATATGGAGATACTCTAtatgttttgaataattgcctTGGTGTGTGTTATGAGACTAACCAAACTCAGTGGGTTGCGTGGTTGATGAAAGAATatggagtttttgattcatggactAAATTCATAACCATCCCTATTGACAAGTTCAACATGCCACCTTCTTTTGTTTTTCCCATGTTTATTTCAGAAAATGGTGTTGTTCTTCTAATGAACATATATACTTCCCAATTTCTCCTATATGACATAAATAGTGGTGAGTTTCTTGATTCATTGGAAAGTAGAAACACTCTAAGGTTCAATCTACATATTTGCTATGAGAGTCTTGTATCAGTGGCATGGTAA
- the LOC131649920 gene encoding F-box protein CPR1-like yields the protein MFKSKKSPSAASLDWISNQYGFGYDQVNDKYKVLLVVRNMNDPTQTLTKVYTFGDDSWKTIQNFHLTPIRPSGKFVSGTLNWIVKKRGAGSNQSMILSFDLEKETYKEILVPQDDADKVYGDTLYVLNNCLGVCYETNQTHWVAWLMKEYGVFDSWTKFITIPLDKFNKPLCFLIPLFISENCVVLLVNKYNSHFILFNLNSGELDYSWDYFIKSVFNFRRNLHICSESLVSL from the coding sequence ATGTTCAAATCCAAAAAGTCGCCAAGTGCTGCTTCACTTGATTGGATTTCTAACCAATATGGCTTTGGTTATGATCAAGTTAATGACAAGTACAAAGTACTACTTGTTGTGCGAAATATGAATGATCCAACTCAAACTTTAACCAAAGTTTATACCTTTGGTGATGATTCATGGAAAACCATTCAGAATTTCCACCTTACACCCATTAGGCCGTCAGGGAAATTTGTGAGCGGCACTCTTAATTGGATTGTTAAAAAAAGAGGTGCAGGTTCTAATCAAAGTATGATACTTTCCTTTGATCTCGAGAAGGAGACTTACAAGGAAATATTGGTGCCTCAAGATGATGCTGACAAAGTATATGGAGATACTCTAtatgttttgaataattgcctTGGTGTGTGTTATGAGACTAACCAAACTCATTGGGTTGCGTGGTTGATGAAAGAGTatggagtttttgattcatggactAAATTCATAACCATCCCTCTTGACAAGTTTAACAAACCACTATGTTTTCTTATTCCTCTGTTCATATCAGAAAATTGTGTTGTTCTTCTAGTGAACAAATATAATTCCCACTTTATCCTATTTAACTTAAATAGTGGTGAGTTGGACTATTCATGGGATTATTTTATAAAAAGTGTCTTCAATTTTCGACGCAATCTGCATATCTGTAGTGAGAGTCTTGTATCCCTATGA